One genomic window of Cololabis saira isolate AMF1-May2022 chromosome 3, fColSai1.1, whole genome shotgun sequence includes the following:
- the LOC133440910 gene encoding cholecystokinin-like: MSTTAVMNVGIHVCVILAVLSAGSLSLPSRSMTAESLALVTKSLPAPSANHTRLSRSAPAPPPGQLLHYIHPQEDSDPNNLSRLLARLISGKGSAVQTRSSISSRAAPSHRIKDRDYLGWMDFGRRSAEEYEYSP, translated from the exons ATGTCAACAACTGCAG TCATGAATGTAGGCATCCATGTGTGTGTTATCCTGGCAGTTTTGTCCGCTGGATCCCTGAGTCTGCCTTCACGGTCTATG ACAGCTGAGAGTTTGGCTCTTGTGACAAAAAGCCTCCCCGCTCCCTCAGCCAACCACACGCGGCTGAGCCGCTCTGCTCCGGCGCCCCCCCCAGGCCAGCTCCTCCACTACATCCATCCTCAGGAGGACTCAGACCCAAACAACCTGAGCCGGCTACTGGCAAGACTCATCTCCGGGAAAG GCTCGGCCGTCCAGACCAGATCCTCCATCTCCAGCAGAGCCGCCCCCAGCCACAGGATAAAGGACAGAGATTACCTCGGTTGGATGGACTTTGGACGACGTAGTGCAGAGGAGTATGAATACTCCCCATAA